The stretch of DNA AGGAACCAGAGCCGGCGCTGGGCGGCGGAGAGCGGCAGCCGGGCCGGCCGGGGCTGGATGGCGACCACCCCACCGACGACGCCCGACCCGTCCACACCACCGGGCGCACCGACGAGCGCACCACCGACTGCGGTGGCCAGCTCGGCCGGGGTCGGGCACTCGAAGACGGTCATGGCCGTGACCGGACGGCCGAGTTCGGCGCGGATCCGGTTGGCCAGCCGGGTGGCCAACAGCGAATTGCCGCCGTAGTCGAAGAAGCTGTCCTCGGGCTCGATGCCGGGCACCCCGAGGATCGCGGAGTACAGCTCGCACAGGGCCGCCACCGGCGAGCCCACCCCGTCCGCATGCACGCCCACTCGAGTACTCACCTCCCCACCCTGAGATCACCGATCACGCTCGCCAACAGGCGACTTCGATTCCATGAACCACTTCCGACCCTATGAACGGCCTCACGCGGGTGTCCACGCCAGACGGACAGGCTGACAGCAAGGTGCCAACAAGCCGAATCACTCGGCTCGCGACGGCGGTTGGCAGGATGCTGACGTGCTTCTCCGTCAGTCCGGCCTTGCCGCCCCGTACGGTCACGACCAGAATCGCAACACGCCACTCCCTCCCCCCTTCTCCTCGGTGCCGCCGCCGAGCCGGCACCACTAGCGAACCGGAGTGCCGATGCCCTCCCCCGCCCTCACCCTCGACCGGATCCAGGCCGCCGTCCGCCGCGTCACGGCCGAGGTGCTCGACCTCGACCAGGTCGGCCCGGACGACAACCTGCTGGAGCTCGGCGTGGACTCCCTGGTGGCGACCCGGATCGTCGCCGCGCTGCGCACCGAACTGCTGGTCGACATCCCGCTGTTGAACGTCTTCGAGAGCCCGGTCATCGGCGAGTTCGCCGAATCCGTCCTCGACCTGGCCACCGAGGAGAGCCCCGAGGCCGACCCCGAGCACGACCCTGACCGCCACCCCGAGCACGACCCCGAGGGCACCGACGGCACGGGGGTCTGAGCCGTGCCGGGCACGCCGGGCGAGTTCCCCTACGAGGCCGGGATCCACCCGACGGGGTACACCTCCCGGCTCTGGACCATGCGCCAACTCGCCGGGCTGCAGAGCGCCGAGTCCACCAACGAGCGCTTCCGGTACCTGCTCGGGATGGGCGAGACCGGGCTCTCGCTCGCCTTCGACCTGCCCACCCAGCTCGGGCTCGACCCCGACGACCCCCGGGCCGAGGGCGAGGTCGGCCGCACCGGCGTCTCCGTGGCCACCGTGGACGACCTGGCCGCCGTCTTCGCCGGGATCCCGCTCGACCGGGTCTCGGTCTCCTTCACCATCAACGCCACCGCCCCGGTGCTGCTGGCGATGTGGATCGTGGTGGCCGAGGAGCAGGGGGTCGCACCGAAGCTGCTGCGCGGCACGCTCCAGAACGAGATGCTCAAGGAGTTCCTCGCCCGCAAGGCGTACGTCTACGACCTCGACACCAGCCTCCGGTACGCGCTGGACGTGATGGAGTACTGCCTGCGCGAACTGCCCAAGGTCAACCCGGTCTCGGTCTCCGGCGGCCACGCCCGCGAGGCCGGGGCGGACGCGGCGCTGGAGGTGGCCTGCGCGCTGGCCGGCGCGGAGGAGTACCTGGCGGGGATGACGGCCCGGGGCCACGGCGCCGAGGAGGTGGCCGCCCGGTTCAGCTTCATCTTCGGCACCGACATGGAACTCCTCAAGGAGGCGGCCAAGTTGCGCGTCGCCCGGCGCCGCTACGCCGAGCGGATGCGCGACCGCTGGGGCGTACGGGACCCGCGGGCGATGAAGCTGCGCACCCAGGTCAACACCTTCGGGTCGGCGCTGGCCTACCAGGAGCCGCTCAACAACATCGTCCGGGCCACCGTGCAGGCGATCGCCGCCGTGCTCGGCGGCACCCAGTCGCTGCACGTCTGCGCCTTCGACGAGGCCGTCCAGACCCCGGGGCCGCTCGGGGCGCGGATCGCCCTGCGCACCCAGCAGATCCTCGCCGAGGAGACCGATCTCGCCCGCTACGCCGATCCGTTGGGCGGCTCGCACGTGGTCGAGGGGCTGGTGGAGTCGCTCGGCGCGGAGGTGGACGAGTGGCTGCGGCGGATCGAGCAGCGCGGCGGGATGGCGGCCTGCATCCGCTCCGGCTGGCTGGAGGGCGAGATCGAGGAGCTGGCCTACCGCGATCCGGGCCCGACCGTCGGCGTGCATCGGCCCAGCCGCTCGGCCACCGAGCAGGGCCTACTGCGGGCCGAGCGACACACCCGCCACGGTGAGCCGCGCGAGATCCACCGCCCGCCCTGGGGAGCCGAGTTGGAGCTGGTCCGGGCCGGGGCCCGGGAGGGCCGCAACGTGCTGCCCGCGCTGATCGAGGCCGTCCGGGCCAGGGCCAGCCTCGGGCAGCTCTGCACCGCGCTCCGCCCCGACCAGGCCCCGTCCGTCCGAGCGGCGGGCGCCGAGGCACCCGCCGACCCGAAGTGAGTGAGACACCGATGCCCAGTCTGATCGAGGCGGTCCGGGCCGGCGGTGACCCGGCCGAGCTGCTGGCCTGCCCCGTGCCGGAGTCCTACCGCGCGGTGCACCTGCGCCGCGCGGACGAGAAGCTCTTCGGCGCGGAGCCGGACCGGGACGTGCGGCGCACGCTGCACCTGGGCGAGGTGCCGATGCCCGAACTCGCCCCGGACGAGGTGCTGATCGCCGTGATGGCCTCGGCCGTCAACTACAACACCGTCTGGTCGGCGATGTACCGCCCGGTCTCCACCTTCCGCTTCCTCGACCGGTTCGCCCGCCAGGGCCGCTGGCCGGCCCGGCACGGCCTGGACCACCAGGTGGTCGGCTCCGACGCGGCCGGAGTGGTGGTCCGGGTCGGCGCCGCGGTGCGGCACTGGCACCCCGGCGACCGGGTGGTGGTCAACCCGCCGTACATCGACGAGCAGGACCCGGTGGCCCAGCAGGACGGCATGCTCACCGGCGGCATGCTCGCCTGGGGCTTCGAGACCAACTTCGGTGCCTTCGGCGACTTCTGCGTGGCCCGGGCGACCCAGTTGGTGCGCAAACCGCCGCATCTGTCCTGGGAGGAGGCCGCCTGCAACACCTTGTGCCTGGGCACCGCGTACCGCATGCTGATCAGCGACCGGGGGGCGCGGATCAAGATGGGCGACGTGGTGTTGATCTGGGGGGCGGCCGGCGGGCTCGGCTCCTACGCCGTCCAGCTCGTCCGGCAGGCGGGCGGCACGGCCGTCGGGGTGGTCGGCTCGCCGGACAAGGCCGAGCTGCTGCAGCGGCTCGGCTGCCAGATGGTGGTCGACCGCTCCTCGATCGGGCTCGGCCCCGAGGGCGAGGGCGGCCAAGTGCCCTGGCGGGCGCTCGGATCGGCGATCCGCAAGGAGCTCGGCGAGGACCCGCACGTGGTCTTCGAGCACGTCGGCCGGGCCACCTTCGAGACCTCCGTCAACGTGGTCCGCCGGGGCGGCACCGTGGTCACCTGCGGCTCCAGCAGCGGCTACCAGCACAGCTACGACAACCGCTACCTCTGGATGAAGCTCAAGCGGGTGATCGGCAGCCACGGCGCCAGCGCCCACGAGGCCTGGGAGGCCACCCGCCTGCTCAGCCTGGGCCTGGTCGTCCCCACCCTCTCCACGGTGTACCCGCTCGACCGGGCCGCCGAGGCCACCCGCTCGGTCCAACTCAACGCCCACGAGGGCAAGGTGGGCCTGCTCGGCCTCGCCACCGAGGAGGGCCAGGGCATCGAGGACCCCGTCCTCCGCGACCGGATCGGCGAGCAGCGCCTGCGCCTGTTCCGCGACCATGCGGCCACCCGCCCCACCCGCCCGGACACCCCCGCCCCCACCTCGGCAGCCGGCCGATGACCGACCCCACCGACCGCTCCCCGCACCACGGCCCCCGTCACGACGGGCCTCCGGCGACCTCCTCCACCGACCACCCCCTTGGCAGCCCACCGATGACCGTTCCGCCCACCGTCACCGACCGGCACACCCGGGCCCCCGGCACCGTCCACGGCGCCTTCGCCCGCCAGGCGGCCGCCAGCCCCGGGGCCGTCGCCCTGAGCGACGGCCACCGCCGGCTGACCTACGCCGAACTCGACGCCCGCGCCGAGGCCTTGGCCGCCCTGCTGCGGGCCGAGGGCGTCCGCCCGGGCGACCGGGTCGCCGTCTGCCTGGACCGCTCGGTCGAGCTGGTGGTGGCCCTGCTCGGCGTACTCAAGGCCGGCGCCGCCTACCTCCCGCTGGCCCTCACCGAGGCCCCGGCCCGCCTGGCCGGCATGCTCGCCGACGCCGGCGCCGAGCTCGCCCTCTGCGACGCCCCGGGCGCCCGCCTGCTCGCCCCCCACCCCGTCCGCCTGCTCGACCGCTTCCCCGAGCCCCACCACGCCCCCGCCGAGCACCCCGCCCCGACACCGATCTCGACCCCGACACCGACCCCGACCCCGCCGACCAGCCTCGCCGCCCTCCTCTACACCTCCGGCTCCACCGGCCGCCCCAAGGGCGTCCAGGTGCCGCACTCCGCGATGGTCAACCTGGTCACCGAGCCCGACTACGTCGAACTCGGCCCCGGCGACCGGGTGCTGCAGCTGGCCCCGGTCGCCTTCGACGCGGCCACCTTCGAGCTCTGGGGCCCGCTGCTCAACGGCGCCCGGGTCGAACTCGCCCCACCCGGCCCGATCGGCCCCGCCGAGCTCACCGACCTGCTCCGCAGCCGCGCGATCACCGTGCTCTGGCTGACCGCCGCCCTCTTCCACCGCCAGATCGACGCCGACCCGGCCTCCCTGGCGGGCCTGCGCACCGTGCTGGCCGGCGGCGACGCGCTCTCCCCCGCGCACGTCCGCCTCCTGCGCGCCACCGCACCCGCCCTGGAGATCGTCAACGGCTACGGCCCCACCGAGACCACCACCTTCGCCCTCTGTCACCGGATCGGCGCCACCGAGGAGTTCACCCCCTCGGTGCCGATCGGCCGCCCGATCCAGGGCACCCGGGTCGAGGTCCGCTCCGTACCGGACGGCACCCCGGCCGCGCCCGGCGCCGAGGGCGAGCTCTGGATCACCGGCGCCGGCCTGACCCTCGGCTACCGGCTCCTCCCGGAGCTCACCGCCGAACGCTTCCCGACCGCCGAGGACGGCACCCGCTGGTACCGCACCGGCGACCTGGCCCGCCAACGAGCCGACGGGGTCCACGAGTTCCTCGGCCGGATCGACGGACAGTTCAAGCTGCACGGCCACCGGGTGGAGCCCGGCGAGGTCGAGTCCGTCCTGGCCGAGCACCCCGAGGTGCGCCAGGCTGCGGTGGCCGTCCGCACCAACCACCTCGGCGACCCCCGCCT from Kitasatospora sp. MMS16-BH015 encodes:
- a CDS encoding amino acid adenylation domain-containing protein, which codes for MTDPTDRSPHHGPRHDGPPATSSTDHPLGSPPMTVPPTVTDRHTRAPGTVHGAFARQAAASPGAVALSDGHRRLTYAELDARAEALAALLRAEGVRPGDRVAVCLDRSVELVVALLGVLKAGAAYLPLALTEAPARLAGMLADAGAELALCDAPGARLLAPHPVRLLDRFPEPHHAPAEHPAPTPISTPTPTPTPPTSLAALLYTSGSTGRPKGVQVPHSAMVNLVTEPDYVELGPGDRVLQLAPVAFDAATFELWGPLLNGARVELAPPGPIGPAELTDLLRSRAITVLWLTAALFHRQIDADPASLAGLRTVLAGGDALSPAHVRLLRATAPALEIVNGYGPTETTTFALCHRIGATEEFTPSVPIGRPIQGTRVEVRSVPDGTPAAPGAEGELWITGAGLTLGYRLLPELTAERFPTAEDGTRWYRTGDLARQRADGVHEFLGRIDGQFKLHGHRVEPGEVESVLAEHPEVRQAAVAVRTNHLGDPRLVAWLTTAADVLDRRSLRAFLRERLPDHMVPALFATVDTLPVTANGKVDRKALPDPDWKSKALYL
- a CDS encoding methylmalonyl-CoA mutase family protein, with the translated sequence MPGTPGEFPYEAGIHPTGYTSRLWTMRQLAGLQSAESTNERFRYLLGMGETGLSLAFDLPTQLGLDPDDPRAEGEVGRTGVSVATVDDLAAVFAGIPLDRVSVSFTINATAPVLLAMWIVVAEEQGVAPKLLRGTLQNEMLKEFLARKAYVYDLDTSLRYALDVMEYCLRELPKVNPVSVSGGHAREAGADAALEVACALAGAEEYLAGMTARGHGAEEVAARFSFIFGTDMELLKEAAKLRVARRRYAERMRDRWGVRDPRAMKLRTQVNTFGSALAYQEPLNNIVRATVQAIAAVLGGTQSLHVCAFDEAVQTPGPLGARIALRTQQILAEETDLARYADPLGGSHVVEGLVESLGAEVDEWLRRIEQRGGMAACIRSGWLEGEIEELAYRDPGPTVGVHRPSRSATEQGLLRAERHTRHGEPREIHRPPWGAELELVRAGAREGRNVLPALIEAVRARASLGQLCTALRPDQAPSVRAAGAEAPADPK
- a CDS encoding phosphopantetheine-binding protein, translating into MPSPALTLDRIQAAVRRVTAEVLDLDQVGPDDNLLELGVDSLVATRIVAALRTELLVDIPLLNVFESPVIGEFAESVLDLATEESPEADPEHDPDRHPEHDPEGTDGTGV
- the ccrA gene encoding crotonyl-CoA carboxylase/reductase, whose protein sequence is MPSLIEAVRAGGDPAELLACPVPESYRAVHLRRADEKLFGAEPDRDVRRTLHLGEVPMPELAPDEVLIAVMASAVNYNTVWSAMYRPVSTFRFLDRFARQGRWPARHGLDHQVVGSDAAGVVVRVGAAVRHWHPGDRVVVNPPYIDEQDPVAQQDGMLTGGMLAWGFETNFGAFGDFCVARATQLVRKPPHLSWEEAACNTLCLGTAYRMLISDRGARIKMGDVVLIWGAAGGLGSYAVQLVRQAGGTAVGVVGSPDKAELLQRLGCQMVVDRSSIGLGPEGEGGQVPWRALGSAIRKELGEDPHVVFEHVGRATFETSVNVVRRGGTVVTCGSSSGYQHSYDNRYLWMKLKRVIGSHGASAHEAWEATRLLSLGLVVPTLSTVYPLDRAAEATRSVQLNAHEGKVGLLGLATEEGQGIEDPVLRDRIGEQRLRLFRDHAATRPTRPDTPAPTSAAGR